The genomic region AAATGCTTACGAATGACAAACGCGTGCCCCTTGTCTCTGCTACAGGATCCATAAGAATGGGTAAAATTGTGGCACAGGCAGTAGCGGCGCGTTTAGGAAAATCGCTTTTGGAGCTTGGCGGTAATAATGCCATAATTGTTACTCCAGATGCAGATATTAAAATGACGGTTATTGGAGCCGTCTTTGGAGCTGTTGGAACATGTGGTCAACGTTGTACTTCTACGCGTCGACTTATTGTACACGAGGCTATTTACGATCAGGTAAAAAATGCCATTGTAGATGCCTACAAACAACTTCGAATAGGAAACCCATTGGATGAAAACAATCATGTAGGGCCTTTAATAGATAAAGATGCTGTGGAAAATTATTTGAATGCCATTGATAAAGTGAAAGAAGAAGGTGGAACTATTTTGGTTGAAGGCGGTGTATTGGAAGGTGAAGGTTATGAAAGTGGTTGCTACGTAAAGCCGGCAATTGCAGAAGCTAAAAACGATTATGAAATTGTACAGCACGAAACCTTTGCGCCGGTATTGTATCTTATGAAATATAGAGGAGATCTAGAAAATGCAATCGAGCTACAAAATGGGGTCGTACAAGGATTGTCTTCTGCTATTATGACCAATAATTTAAGGGAGGCAGAACGTTTTTTATCACACCAAGGTTCTGATTGCGGAATTGCCAACGTAAATATTGGTACCAGTGGTGCAGAGATTGGAGGTGCCTTTGGCGGGGAGAAGGAAACGGGTGGAGGCCGTGAAAGCGGTTCTGATGCTTGGAAGATCTATATGAGACGCCAAACCAACACCATAAATTACACTACCGAGCTTCCTTTGGCGCAAGGAATAAAATTCGACCTTTAAGTTACAAAATATCAAAAGTAAAAAAGTCCTGCTGAACGTTCAGCAGGACTTTTTTTATATGGTTGTGGTTCTAAATTTATAAAACTCCGTTGGCTTCCACCCACTTAAAAGTATGTGGATCTTGTGGTACAGCCATACGCTCTGAGATTCTCTTTAAACGCTCAGGAAGTTTTACCAAATATTCCCTTGCTTTTTCAGCTTTGTCATTTAATTCCCTTACTTTATCAATTTCCCAATATTGATTCAATCGCTCTAAAATATTAATATAGTCGAAGGTGGTGTAAACACCCAATCGCTGTGCTGCATTTGAGAAATTTTCAAAGGCACTACCAATATGGTCTCCAGATTCACGTATAAATTGTGCTGGCATTACGATTTTTCTTTTCATCATATCGGCAAAAGCAATCATCATTTCACTCGGGTCGTGTTCAAAAATTGTTTTTACAAATTCCCTGTAAGCGAGGTGATGTCTCATTTCATCCCCTGCAATAATATTACACATTTTAGCCAGCATCGGGTTGCCTTTCTTCTTAGCTAATTGTCCCACTCGCTTATGCGATATATTGGTTGCCAACTCTTGGAAGGAAGTGTAAACAAAGTTTTTATATGGATCCCTTCCGGTACCGATATCAAATCCATCGGCAATCATATGCTGCGTGGTTTTTTCAATTTCCTTCATATTCACCCTTCCGGCCAAATAGAGGTATTTATTTAAAACATCGCCATGACGGTTTTCTTCAGCAGTCCAATGGCGAACCCATTTAGACCATCCATTACGTTCGTGCTGGTCTACACCTTCTACGTCCATCAACCAAGATTCGTAAGTTGGTAAGGCTTCTTCTGTAATGGTATCTCCAACAAGAACCACCCAAAAATCGTAACCTAACTCTTTGGCTTCGCCGCGAATCTTTCTTATTTCTTCATAAAAATTCTCGCTTTGGGAATCGGGAAGGAAATCGGTAGGCTGCCAAATTTGATCAGCGGGTATAAGATATTCCTCCAGAAAAGAATCGACTCTCTTTTCTATGGTGCGCATTACTTCAAGTCTAATATTGTGTAGTGACATAACATTCTGGTTTTATAACGCTGTAAATATCGTGTTTCTTTGAACTAATTACGAATACTTTGTAGAAATTTTAGTATTTGAA from Galbibacter sp. BG1 harbors:
- a CDS encoding aldehyde dehydrogenase family protein, coding for MTIQTKNSAIAETLDILGIEESNLGSSTGNNWFASGTELTSYSPVDGQEIGKVTQTTASDYEKVMETATAAFKEWRKVTAPQRGEIVRQFGEKLREYKEPLGKLVSYEMGKSYQEGLGEVQEMIDICDFAVGLSRQLHGLTMHSERPGHRMYEQYHPLGVVGIISAFNFPVAVWSWNTALAWVCGDVCVWKPSEKTPLISVACQKLIAYVLKENNMPEGISCLVTGDYKVGEMLTNDKRVPLVSATGSIRMGKIVAQAVAARLGKSLLELGGNNAIIVTPDADIKMTVIGAVFGAVGTCGQRCTSTRRLIVHEAIYDQVKNAIVDAYKQLRIGNPLDENNHVGPLIDKDAVENYLNAIDKVKEEGGTILVEGGVLEGEGYESGCYVKPAIAEAKNDYEIVQHETFAPVLYLMKYRGDLENAIELQNGVVQGLSSAIMTNNLREAERFLSHQGSDCGIANVNIGTSGAEIGGAFGGEKETGGGRESGSDAWKIYMRRQTNTINYTTELPLAQGIKFDL
- a CDS encoding acyl-ACP desaturase, whose product is MSLHNIRLEVMRTIEKRVDSFLEEYLIPADQIWQPTDFLPDSQSENFYEEIRKIRGEAKELGYDFWVVLVGDTITEEALPTYESWLMDVEGVDQHERNGWSKWVRHWTAEENRHGDVLNKYLYLAGRVNMKEIEKTTQHMIADGFDIGTGRDPYKNFVYTSFQELATNISHKRVGQLAKKKGNPMLAKMCNIIAGDEMRHHLAYREFVKTIFEHDPSEMMIAFADMMKRKIVMPAQFIRESGDHIGSAFENFSNAAQRLGVYTTFDYINILERLNQYWEIDKVRELNDKAEKAREYLVKLPERLKRISERMAVPQDPHTFKWVEANGVL